The genomic region GTAATAAAGAATATAGAGCCAGGGCAACAATTGCGGGAGTAGCACCAATACCACCAATTATAGGCACGGGAATAAGTAAGCCAAACAGCGCCAAACTAGGAATAGTTTGAAAAATATTAGCAATCCCCAAAATCGGTTGACGCAAAGATTTTTGGCGGGTAATTAATACACCTAATGGTATGCCTATCAAAATAGCGATGTCAATAGCAATTATAACTAGCAGCAAGTGTTCTAATGTGCGTGCAAGAATTTCTGGGGCATATTTGATTAAGAAAAAATTACTGATATTCATAGGGCGAAAGATTTTAAGCATTGCACAAAAGCAAGAGCTTCTGGATTTCGCGATCGCATAAATTCTTCTGGTGTCCCCAACACCACTAATTCTCCTCCATGCATTAAACCAATTCTCGAAGCTAAAATAAACGCTTCTTGAATATCGTGAGTCACAAAAACAACTGTCTTGCCTAATTCTTGTTGTAACCTTAAAAATTCTTGTTGCAATTCTAACCGTGTAATCGGATCGAGTGCGCCGAAAGGTTCATCCATCAATAATACAGGTGGATCTGCGGCTAGCGCTCTTGCGACACCAACTCGTTGCTTTTGCCCTCCTGAAAGTTCGTGAGGATATCTTTGGGCAAATTTTGCTGGCTCTAAACCAACCAAATGCAGAAGTTCGTATACCCGGCTTTTAATTTGATTAGGTTTCCAACCTTCCAAAGAGGGAACTAAACCGACGTTGCGTTCAACTGTGAAATGGGGAAATAAACCAGTTTCTTGAATGACATAACCAATTTTGCGCCGCAATTGAATTTCATTCCACTGAGTTGTCGGAATGCCATCAAATACAACTTCACCTTGGGTTGGTGTAAACAGGCGATTGATTAACTTCATTGTCGTGGTTTTACCGCTACCACTACGTCCTAACAATACCAGCGCTTCTCCTCGACTAATACTGAAATTGAGATTTGATACTAGGGGGCGATGGTTGCGGCTAAAGGCGACATTACGAAATTCGACAGCAATCTCCTGGGGCATAAGTTAAGTTTCCGTGGAGGTTGGTTTTATGTAATTATGTGCTAATTTTGTTAATAATTTAAAGAATACGCGGGAAAATAATTTTTTACTCTATGCGATCGCCCTATCTACCGCGCTATCTATATGCTTTCACTATTGAGTATGAGATAATTCCTATGGTCGCTAAATTGTCTAATTTGTTTGATTCCAAATAAATATTTCCCAGTTTTCTCAATCAAGCCATACTTCCCATTTTGGACAATACGAAATAGTTAATTTGACACTTTCTTTTGCTTGAGTGAGGAAGTTATTACTTGCTTGTGTTTCACAGGTGGACTTAATGCAACAGTGAGTTGCTGATAACTATTAGCAATCCAACTTAAAATAGTAAGACATATAAATTAAGTTATGGGCTTTAATCACCTAAAATCTCATGCGATCAGGGTAATGGCTGTCTTAGTTTAAACTTGGCATATATAAATGCAAAAGTTCTAACCCAAATCAGTTTACACTCAGTTGTGGAGAATACCTGGGGTGCGATCGCGTAATCTTAGCCAATTTTAATGCAACTCTCAGCCTAGAGTTAGCTTCAGCATTCATTATATTGACTAAGTGAGGCAATCCCTATCAAAGTTATACGGCTTGCTTAATTGTTAACTTTATAAAACTTAATAAATAATGGAAGATGAAAAGAAGAAATCTTTTAGTAACTGCTGCTGCCACAGTGAGTGCAGTGTGGTTATCAAGTTATTTAACTAGGAGAGCGCGAGTTATGACAACTTCTAATCCTGAGAAGTTTGAAGTTAACAAAACTGAGGAAGAATGGCGTCAAACATTGACACCAGAACAGTTCCGTGTTTTACGGAAACACGGTACAGAACGGGCTGGCACTAGTCCACTAGATAAAAATTATGCCAAAGGTACTTACGTCTGTGCTGGTTGCGGACAGCCATTGTTTACGGCAGAAACCAAATTTAATAGCGGTACTGGTTGGCCAAGTTTTTATGCACCCATTGAAGGGGCTATTGCCACATCCGTAGACAAGTCATTTTTTATGACTAGGGTTGAAGTTCATTGTAGCCGTTGTGGAGGACATCTTGGTCATGTGTTTAATGATGGCCCTGCACCGACTGGAAAGCGCTACTGCATGAATGGTGTAGCAATGGAATTTACTTCTCAAGCGTAATTTTTAAGTGTCTTAAACCGAAAAGCGATCGCCTGATTCTTGGTTGCACAAAAGAGGCGATCGCTTCTTATTATTTGACTTAATCACTCCAAATTTATCTTAGCTTTAAAAAATTAGGTAACAAACTTTATCTTAGTACTTTAACTGTGATTGTTTGACGCTTAATATCCTGATATATGATTAATACTTGATTGTTGAAAAATTAGAATTTGTAGGGTGCGTTAGAACGGAGTTGGGAACGCACAAACCCTTGATAATATTGCCTGACGCTGACGTTAACACGCATACATAATTTCAAAATCAAACCAGATTCTTATATTAATTAAATTACAATCGACAATCTTTCTTTTGGGGGAAGTAGATATCACTTCTTTAGATAGAAACGTTCATACAATTCTAAAAGTTATTCTAAACATACATCAGATAAAAGTTTTAAATAACACCAGGGAATACAATCACTGGGTTTTTACTTAGAAAACCTTTAATGCTATTTAGCTCTACATTTCTTACTTGACTTAGGAATTTAAAACAACACCTATGACTAATCCAAACGATCACAAAAGCTACCGTGAAGTTCAGCAAGATAGTTACACTGACACTCACGGAAATCTTCACACCAATGTAACGCGAACTACTGAAACAGTTGACAATACAGGAGTAAATTCTAACTCCTACCAAAGCGGTTATGTCCACGGGCGTGTATCTGAGCGTGATTACCAACAAGAGAGATTAGCACAACGAGATGATGACAATACTGCTCGTGGTTTATTCTTGGGCTTGTTGCTTGCCTTACTAGCAGGGTTGACAGGCATTGGCATTTGGTATTTCATCCAACGCGATGAAGCAGTTAATGATACTGCCACACCAACTGTGACTGTGACACCAACAACAGCTACACCTCAACCCCAAACTACAATTATTGAAAGAACCACAGAAGTTCCTGTTCCTGTGGAAAGAACTAGAGAAGTTCCGGTTCTAGTTCCTGTTCCCGGACAAAATAATTCATCTACAACCGCTCCCACTCCACCTAATATCAATATTACCGTTCCACCCGAACCACCTGCGGCTAGACAAACAACTCCAACATCACCATCAAATTCCAATACAGAGGCTGGTACTACAGCTACACCTTCTCCAGAGTTAACACCTAATAGTAATTCTTCTCCTACTGAGAACAGCAATCAAGATAATTCATCATCTCCGTAATATAGGATTACTATATTGATTGTTGAACAACAGTAGAATTTGTAGGGTGCGTTGGAACAGAGTTCGTGACGCACCATTCTTGATGGTTTAGTGCGTTAATTAAAGGAGGATTTTTGATATTTCAATATAAATACAATACTTCGCTACCAAACTTCTTTCAACTTCAAATTAATTCTCGGCAGAAAAATCTATCCCTACATTTCCCGCTTATATTCTTCTAACAATTGCGGAATGTAATCATATCCATCTACACCAATCACAGAAATAATTCTCTGGCGATTTTGTTGCAAAGTATTTTGAAAAGCTTCTGTACCCAATTGTCCTTGCAAAATTGTCAGTAATCCCGCAGGTTTAAGCCACTCCTGGGAAGCTATTTGGTTTAACAAATACATCCCCAAACAGCCAGTGTAAATTGCTCTTTCAAAACTTGCGAGATTGTAATTTGCTTCACCTAAAGTTGCTAAATTTAATCCCTGTAGATATAAATCACCAGCAAGTTGTGCTGTTCTAAAACCTTCTTCTAAATTTTTAATAGCATTTTCTGGTTGTTTAATGACTAAATATGCAATGCCTAAACTACTCAAACATAAAGCTTTACTTTGCACATCACCTAATTGCTCTGATAACCTTAAACCTTGTTGCAAATAGTTAATTGCCATTTCATAAGTTTCTGGTTCTAACTCTTGCAACTGCTGTGCCTGCATAACCTCGCTGTAACCCAAGTTAACCAAGGCATAAGCTTCTCCGGTTCTGTTGCCTGTTTGTCTACTCAGAATTAATGCTCTTTGACTGTAATCTATGGCTTCAGAGTAGTTTTGTTGAGCAACGCAAGTACGGCTCAGATGGTTGAGATTGGCAATTTCACAAGGACGATCGCCTGCATTGCGTGCCATCTCCAACGCTTGCTGATGAAAATTAATCGAGCGATCATATTGCCCCAATGCCCGTTGCGAATAGCCTAAAAGTGTCAAAATCCGCGCTTTTTCTTGCGTTCCCTCGACTCGACGTAAAGGCTCGTCCAGATAATTTAGCGCATCCCGCAAGTAGCTACCAGCAAAGGAGGCAAAAATACCGCCATACAAAGGAAAATACTGCCGTTGAGAAAATGTTCGCAAAATTTGCAACATTACCTGAGAAGCGGCGTTACCATAAATTGTACTTAAACCAAAACCATCTGCCAGTTGACTCCAAATCACAGCAAAAGTTAAAAAAGTGGAAATAGATAGTTTCGATCCAGCTTTAACGTTGTATGGTTGTTGGTCAAACCAGTGAACTAATCCCCGTTGCAAAAATTGTAATATTAATGTTATTTCTACCCAGTCACTGAGGTTGATATTGCGCTGCCGTTCGGCAAATGCAATGATAGATTCCTCCATTGCTAAAGTGCGAAGTAGTGCCTTGGGTAACTCACTATTGGTTTGCTTTGCCCAAGTTGCCCAAGGCCCGCTTTCTCCTGGTATGCCACCAAATCCTAAGGAATCCTGGCTCTGTTCGTACATCCAACTGACGAGATGTTCTTGGAGTCGTTGCCAAGCAGTCATACCACGAGTGATGCCATCGGCGATGTACTGAAAATCCTCATCTGCTTGAGCAAATTGTTGTAAAGATTTTGACAACTGTTGAATTTGTTGTAAAGTCAGGGGATGCTTGCGGTTGGAATCGGTAACGCGCAAAAAGGCAGCGAGGCGCTCTCCTGTTGGAACTGTAGTAATCTCCTTAATGGCAGTAGCTGTAGCTTCTGTAGCTTTATTTTGTTCTTCAGCACGTTGCCATTGACTTTGGATTGTCTTAATTGCTCTTAGAGTACGGGTGGCTTTTGCTTTTTTAAGTTCGTCTTTTTCTGTATCTACTTGCTGCTGAATAGCATTTAGGCGATCGCTCAACGCCAACTCAAAAATTTCTCCCGTCCCCACCGTTACACTTTTGAGCAGCATTTGATACACTTGTTCGACAGAACTAATCTTACCTTTGAGGGTAGTTTCGACAATTTCATCGATGAGGGCAAGATAGCGATCGCGAAGGGAAACAGACGACTCAGACACTTTCCAAACCAAGAACACGCTATGTTCATTTTAATTCGTGTCTTGAACAATAAGGCAGGTGAGGTTGTAGACATCGCATATCTGGGGACTTTTCTCTACGCAGACGATAAGTGATCGCTAAGGCAGAGAAAATAAATCACTTTTTTAGCATTTCTAATTTTCAATTTTTTCTGTACGCCCGGCAAGGTTGGCGATTACCACAGCTAATTCAGTCGGATTTACTGGTTTAGGAACGTGAAACTGAAAGCCTGCCAACAATGCTTTTGCTCTGTCTTCTGCTGTTGCATGAGCTGTTAATGCCACCGCAGGAGTGCTTCGCCACTGCTTTTGAGGAAGCGATCGCACTTTTTGAATCAGTGTGTAACCATCTTCTTGAGGCATCCCAATATCACTGACGATCACATCTGGCTGAAAATATGGCAGTGTATCTAAAGCCTCAACAGAAGAAGCAACTGCCACCACTTCTGCTCGATACTCCTCCAAAATAGCTAACAGCAACTCACGAGTATCTGCCTCATCATCTACTACCAGTACCCGTAAGCCTTTCAAAAAAGGGACACGCTCTTGACTGATTTGCTCCCCTTTAGTTTGTGAAAGCAACTGTGATGAATTTACCTTCACATCAACAACTGACATCGGCAGATGAACAATAAACGTCGCTCCCTGTCCAATTCCTGGGCTATGAGCAGAGACTACGCCACCGTGTAATTCTACCAAATGCCTGACAATTGCTAATCCTAATCCTAGTCCGCCATGCGATCGCGTATTGGAACTATCGCCTTGACGAAAGCGATCAAACACGTAGGGCAAAAACTCAGCAGAAATACCCTCTCCTGTATCTTGAACCCAAATCTGCACACTATCATCTGTGCGTTTTACTTGCACATTCACCTTTCCCGCTTGGGGTGTAAATTTCACAGCATTAGCGAGCAAATTCCATACTACTTGTTGTAAGCGATTGGCATCGCCGATTACTACCCCGACTGCCGGATCTAATTCAGATTCGATCTGAATTTTTTTTGCGGTGGCGGCTGGGCTGACTACATCTAGTGCAGCTTTAACAATCGATACTAATTCTATCGGCTGGAGATTAAGATAAAGTGTACCCCTGATAATTCGCGATACATTCAAAACATCTTCAATCAAAATTGTTAGAGATTTGGTATTACGATCAATTGTTTCCAGCGCCCTTGCTGTGGTAGCCTCATCAAACTTACGACTCCTAAGTAATTGCGTCCAACCAAGCATAGCATTGAGGGGCGTGCGGAGTTCGTGGGAGAGTGTTGCTAAAAACTCATCCTTCATGCGATTAGCAGTTTCCGCTTCGGTACGTGCAGCTTTTTCACTTGCTAGTAACTTTTCCCGCTCTTGTTCTACTTGCTTGCGTTCTGTTATATCTCGTTGAGTTCCCCAAGCTCTTACTAAAATGCCATTTTCTAAAATTCCCACAAGATTATTTAAAAAATACTTGCAATTACCATACTGATCCACCTCATAAGATTCGGCATCAATCAGGCGGTAGCCAGAACGGATAAAATTACGCAAATATTCAATATTCTGCGGTTCAGAAGCAATGAGAAAATCTTTTAACTTAGCTCCAATAATTTCTTCAGCATAACAAAAGCCATACATTTTTGCTGTCACATCGTTACAATCTCTGAGATAACCATATTGGTAAAAATGCTGAATCTGCTCGTCTTCAGAACAGTCTGACGAAATCGGTTGCTCTAGTTCAAAGCACCAAATACCTTCTGTACTTTGCTCTAAAAAAGCGCGGTAGCGTTCTTCGCTACTTCTAAATTTTGCCTCGCTGGTTTGAAACTGCTGCAAACTTGTTTCTAAGTATTGTTTGGCAGTACATAATTTAGAGTTTAGCAGCCCAATCAGTGTGGTTTCCAAGACAAATACACTCAAATATAAGACGTTCTCTACACCAAAACCCCAAAGCGAATAAACTGGTTCGAGAAAACTAAAAGAGAACACAGACAAAGCTATTGCTAGCAGCCCAGACATAGTACCCCCATAACACACACTGATTGCCACAGCTGCGAAAAATAATGGAAAAACATTTGGCGTTAGCAGTGATTGTATTAATAGCGTTAGTAGTAAGGTACTACCAACAGTCAAAACCGTCAGGGCATATGGTGCAAAACGGGAGGCTTCTCCTTTCAAAACGGATTCTCCTTTGATGCAGATGGCTGAAAAAACAATTGCCAAATTCATCTAGTCAAAGAATGCGATCGCTACACACCTATTTTGCAATATATACTTGTTTTTACTGATAAAGTCTGTAACAAATAGTATTTTATACATATTTATTTTATAAAGTCAGTTGTCTGTGCAGCAAGTAGCTGTATCTATTCCTTTAGATAGAGTATGCAAGAATTATTAAACGTTTATATCTATCTACAGATAGAATATACAAATCTATCAAAAGTGGTAGAAAATAACTCAAATCATAAAAATTTCTTTTTTTTACATCCAATATAAAAGATTATCATAATTATTTCTGATTGATTGCATTCTAAAATATTTATGATTTACTTTTTGCTAGTACTTTTGATATAAATAAAACTTTATTTTACCTCACTGTTCTCCGATTAAATAGTCTTATCATATTTGTAACTTATTTTACAAGGTTCTAGAAAAAAGATTGTAGGACAATAGATCCCCTAAATCTGGGGAGAAATCAAGGATCTATATTTTCTTTTTATTAAAAAAATTTCAATTTAATTAAAGAGCAAGTTTGTGTTCAAAAAAACCTAAATTTTATTATTACCTGCAAAATTTCTGTAAATAAAGCAGTATTACTGCAATGTATCAAGTCAAAAATCAACAGTTATCAATAATTAAAAATCAAAGTCTCAAGATACCACGTTCACCAAAGAAAAGTCTCTTAACATATATCTGTGTTCTGTATTTGAACGCGACTCCTGTCCCTTTGTTCTCTACTTGACTCCAAAAATTTTAACTATGTAGATGTCAGTTTACCTTAATTAATCATCACTTTTTAAGCTATGTTTAGGAATGGGCATAAGGCAATACCTAATACCCAGTACCCAATTCCTAATCCCTAATTCCGAAAAGGATTAGAAAAGGCGAAAAATGGCTCGCACCCCCACATTAACTTTTGATCGCGGTACATTAATTTTGCATCCACCACCACGCGGCAAAGGCTGGATGGATTATGCTACATGGGATGATAGAGTTGAAAAATTTCGCATTCCAGCAGTGAAATACCGTGCTTTAGTAGAAACACTGCAAGCAGAAAATACCAATTTCCTTGACGAAGCTAAGGCGTTTTTTTCTCTGGAATTGACTTCCAGTATGCAAATGGAACCCTATCCCCATCAAACAGAGGCTTTAGGAGCCTGGAAACTGGCGGGAAGGCAGGGAGTTGTAGTGCTTCCCACGGCTGCGGGAAAGACTTATTTAGCGCAGATGGCGATGGAAGTAACGCCACGCACAACGCTAATCGTGGTACCAACTCTAGATTTAATGCATCAATGGTATGCACATCTAGTAGCGGCATTTCCTGATGCAGAAGTGGGATTGCTAGGTGGTGGTTCACGCGACAAAACGCCAATACTAGTGGCAACTTACGATAGTGCAGCAATCAACGCAGAAGCGCTGGGAAATCAATATGCATTAATAATCTTTGATGAATGCCATCATTTGCCAACAGACTTTAATCGGGTAATTGCAGAATATGCGATCGCGCCCTACCGCTTGGGGCTTTCTGCTACACCAGAACGCAGTGATGGTAAACACACTGATTTAAATATTCTGATCGGCCCAGAAGTATACCGCAAAAGGGCTGAGGAACTAGCGGGAAAGGCACTGGCAGAGCATGAAGTAGTGCAAATAAAGGTGAAATTATCACAACACGAGCGTCAAAAATACAATCAATTAATTCAAATTCGTAATGATTTTTTGCAGCAAGCCAAGATTTCTTTGGGAAGCATTCAAGGCTGGCAAAAATTTGTCCAAATGAGTGCGCGATCGCAAAGTGGACGTAGAGCAATGTTAGCGCACAGAGAAGCAAAAGAAATTGCCTTAGGTACAGATGGCAAATTAAGAATTCTGGCAAATTTACTTGCTAAACATTATCCAGAACGAGTTTTGATTTTTACTGCTGATAACGCTACTGTTTACCGTATTTCTAGTGAGTTTTTAATTCCGGCGATTACCCATCAAACTCCTGTCAAGGAACGCCATGAGATATTAACAAAATTTCGGGAAGGAGAATATAAAACTTTGATTGCTTCTCACGTCTTGAATGAAGGAGTTGATGTGCCAGCCGCTAGTGTAGCAATTATTTTATCTGGGACAGGATCGGCAAGGGAATATATTCAAAGGTTGGGAAGAGTGTTAAGAAAGGGGAAAGATAACAATAAGCAGGCGATTTTGTATGAAGTGGTGGCTGAGGATACAGCTGAGGAAAATACTTCGGCAAGAAGGCGAGGGGTAAAGAATAATGAACCGCAAAGACGCAGAGAGCGCGAAGAAAAGAAAGAGAAGAGAGGGAATTTGCAGGTTGTTTATGGAAGCAATCCGCAAAAAAGTTATCGTGCTGCGGAACAGTTAGAATTTAATTATTTTACTGAAAATAAAAAAACTCAAAACAAAGATAAGTTAGAGGAATGAACGAAAGATTTCTTACTCTTCGTGTTCTTTGTGTCCTTTGTGGTTTATAAAAAATTCTAGATGCTACCAACAGATTTACTAAGTCACCGTCAAAATGGTGAGGAAATTATCCCAAAAAGATTGAAAATTGACAACAAACATTTAGAGTTAGCAAATGAAATTATTACTTCTTTTCAAGAGGCGGTAGGGAAAACTCAAGGTGCGCTTGAACGTTTGTTACTGGAATTAGAAGGTGACACTCCTGATTATCGTATGAAGCGGGGTTTGGCTTATATTCTCAAAAGCAGTTTCTGCACGTTTGAAGTGGTGAGTCCACTTGAACCTCAGATGTTAAGAGAAAGGGTGTTTGCACTTGCAGCTAAGTCTGTTCCTAGCAAGGAGTTAACAAAAGTTACTTTAAGTAAAATTGCTGATGAATTAAGTCAACAATTGGAGCGTGAAGTTTTACCAGAACAAGTTAGTAGTGGATTATATGCTGATTTGGCAGAAAATAAAATTTTGACTGCTTTTGATGCACCTACAGCAACAAAATTATTACATCGCTACAATTTATCCCAAGTGCAAGGTGTGTTTTATAAAGCCAGTCAGTTAGTGTTAAATGCTCATCGTAATGTTCCTGGCGAATATAAGCTTTTATTCCGCTATCTCAAGTTGTTTCAATTGATGGCATATATTGAGGGAGATGCCGACCACGGATTTACAATTACAATTGATGGGCCGACAAGTTTATTCTCTCCAAGTACTCGTTATGGTTTGGCAATAGCTAAATTAATTCCTGCTTTACTTCACGTCACAAAATGGAGCCTTGCCGCTACACTACAAGTTCGTGATTTTTATACAGAAACTTGGAAAACAGGACGTTTTACTCTCAATTCTGATTGTGGTTTAGTATCTCACTATCCTCCAGGAAAACCTTACGATAGTATGTTAGAAGCATCTTTTGCTGATAAGTGGGATTTATTGAAAACTGAATGGGTTTTAGAGCGAGAAGTTGATTTAATTCCTATTCCTGGTAGTGTAATGATCCCCGATTTTCGGTTAGTACATCCTGATGGGCGTAGCTTCTTATTAGAAATTGTCGGTTATTGGCGACCAGAATATTTACAAAAAAAGTTTGCTCAAGTTAGACGCGCTCAATGTCATAATTTAATTTTGGCTATTTCCGAACGTTTAAATTTGGATAAAGCTGGCGTCAAAATAAATGATGTTCCAGCTAGAATCGTTTGGTTTAAAGATAAATTGTTGCCAAAGTCAGTGTTATCTGTAATGGAATAACATCATGCC from Chlorogloeopsis sp. ULAP01 harbors:
- a CDS encoding ATP-binding cassette domain-containing protein, which codes for MPQEIAVEFRNVAFSRNHRPLVSNLNFSISRGEALVLLGRSGSGKTTTMKLINRLFTPTQGEVVFDGIPTTQWNEIQLRRKIGYVIQETGLFPHFTVERNVGLVPSLEGWKPNQIKSRVYELLHLVGLEPAKFAQRYPHELSGGQKQRVGVARALAADPPVLLMDEPFGALDPITRLELQQEFLRLQQELGKTVVFVTHDIQEAFILASRIGLMHGGELVVLGTPEEFMRSRNPEALAFVQCLKSFAL
- the msrB gene encoding peptide-methionine (R)-S-oxide reductase MsrB yields the protein MKRRNLLVTAAATVSAVWLSSYLTRRARVMTTSNPEKFEVNKTEEEWRQTLTPEQFRVLRKHGTERAGTSPLDKNYAKGTYVCAGCGQPLFTAETKFNSGTGWPSFYAPIEGAIATSVDKSFFMTRVEVHCSRCGGHLGHVFNDGPAPTGKRYCMNGVAMEFTSQA
- a CDS encoding tetratricopeptide repeat protein produces the protein MSESSVSLRDRYLALIDEIVETTLKGKISSVEQVYQMLLKSVTVGTGEIFELALSDRLNAIQQQVDTEKDELKKAKATRTLRAIKTIQSQWQRAEEQNKATEATATAIKEITTVPTGERLAAFLRVTDSNRKHPLTLQQIQQLSKSLQQFAQADEDFQYIADGITRGMTAWQRLQEHLVSWMYEQSQDSLGFGGIPGESGPWATWAKQTNSELPKALLRTLAMEESIIAFAERQRNINLSDWVEITLILQFLQRGLVHWFDQQPYNVKAGSKLSISTFLTFAVIWSQLADGFGLSTIYGNAASQVMLQILRTFSQRQYFPLYGGIFASFAGSYLRDALNYLDEPLRRVEGTQEKARILTLLGYSQRALGQYDRSINFHQQALEMARNAGDRPCEIANLNHLSRTCVAQQNYSEAIDYSQRALILSRQTGNRTGEAYALVNLGYSEVMQAQQLQELEPETYEMAINYLQQGLRLSEQLGDVQSKALCLSSLGIAYLVIKQPENAIKNLEEGFRTAQLAGDLYLQGLNLATLGEANYNLASFERAIYTGCLGMYLLNQIASQEWLKPAGLLTILQGQLGTEAFQNTLQQNRQRIISVIGVDGYDYIPQLLEEYKREM
- a CDS encoding ATP-binding protein, translated to MNLAIVFSAICIKGESVLKGEASRFAPYALTVLTVGSTLLLTLLIQSLLTPNVFPLFFAAVAISVCYGGTMSGLLAIALSVFSFSFLEPVYSLWGFGVENVLYLSVFVLETTLIGLLNSKLCTAKQYLETSLQQFQTSEAKFRSSEERYRAFLEQSTEGIWCFELEQPISSDCSEDEQIQHFYQYGYLRDCNDVTAKMYGFCYAEEIIGAKLKDFLIASEPQNIEYLRNFIRSGYRLIDAESYEVDQYGNCKYFLNNLVGILENGILVRAWGTQRDITERKQVEQEREKLLASEKAARTEAETANRMKDEFLATLSHELRTPLNAMLGWTQLLRSRKFDEATTARALETIDRNTKSLTILIEDVLNVSRIIRGTLYLNLQPIELVSIVKAALDVVSPAATAKKIQIESELDPAVGVVIGDANRLQQVVWNLLANAVKFTPQAGKVNVQVKRTDDSVQIWVQDTGEGISAEFLPYVFDRFRQGDSSNTRSHGGLGLGLAIVRHLVELHGGVVSAHSPGIGQGATFIVHLPMSVVDVKVNSSQLLSQTKGEQISQERVPFLKGLRVLVVDDEADTRELLLAILEEYRAEVVAVASSVEALDTLPYFQPDVIVSDIGMPQEDGYTLIQKVRSLPQKQWRSTPAVALTAHATAEDRAKALLAGFQFHVPKPVNPTELAVVIANLAGRTEKIEN
- a CDS encoding DEAD/DEAH box helicase family protein, with the protein product MARTPTLTFDRGTLILHPPPRGKGWMDYATWDDRVEKFRIPAVKYRALVETLQAENTNFLDEAKAFFSLELTSSMQMEPYPHQTEALGAWKLAGRQGVVVLPTAAGKTYLAQMAMEVTPRTTLIVVPTLDLMHQWYAHLVAAFPDAEVGLLGGGSRDKTPILVATYDSAAINAEALGNQYALIIFDECHHLPTDFNRVIAEYAIAPYRLGLSATPERSDGKHTDLNILIGPEVYRKRAEELAGKALAEHEVVQIKVKLSQHERQKYNQLIQIRNDFLQQAKISLGSIQGWQKFVQMSARSQSGRRAMLAHREAKEIALGTDGKLRILANLLAKHYPERVLIFTADNATVYRISSEFLIPAITHQTPVKERHEILTKFREGEYKTLIASHVLNEGVDVPAASVAIILSGTGSAREYIQRLGRVLRKGKDNNKQAILYEVVAEDTAEENTSARRRGVKNNEPQRRREREEKKEKRGNLQVVYGSNPQKSYRAAEQLEFNYFTENKKTQNKDKLEE
- a CDS encoding DUF790 family protein; translation: MLPTDLLSHRQNGEEIIPKRLKIDNKHLELANEIITSFQEAVGKTQGALERLLLELEGDTPDYRMKRGLAYILKSSFCTFEVVSPLEPQMLRERVFALAAKSVPSKELTKVTLSKIADELSQQLEREVLPEQVSSGLYADLAENKILTAFDAPTATKLLHRYNLSQVQGVFYKASQLVLNAHRNVPGEYKLLFRYLKLFQLMAYIEGDADHGFTITIDGPTSLFSPSTRYGLAIAKLIPALLHVTKWSLAATLQVRDFYTETWKTGRFTLNSDCGLVSHYPPGKPYDSMLEASFADKWDLLKTEWVLEREVDLIPIPGSVMIPDFRLVHPDGRSFLLEIVGYWRPEYLQKKFAQVRRAQCHNLILAISERLNLDKAGVKINDVPARIVWFKDKLLPKSVLSVME